Proteins encoded within one genomic window of Haematobia irritans isolate KBUSLIRL chromosome 5, ASM5000362v1, whole genome shotgun sequence:
- the hrg gene encoding poly(A) polymerase hiiragi, with translation MWNSDKQQQNGVITSSTNSTTTTQNNNSNGSTTASRNPPKQLGMTSAISLAGPRPEDIQKSEELRKALEPYKVFETEEELNHRMEILAKLNTLVKQWVKDVSIAKNMPEAAAQKLGGKIYTFGSYRLGVHHKGADIDALCVAPRNIERSDYFTSFFELMKKQPEVTECRAVEEAFVPVIKMNFDGIEIDLLFARLSLKEIPDDFDLRDDNLLKNLDPRSVRSLNGCRVTDEILSLVPNIENFRLALRSIKLWAKKHGIYSNSLGYFGGVTWAMLVARTCQLYPNATASTLVHKFFLVFSRWKWPHPVLLKHPDNVNLRFPVWDPRVNASDRYHLMPIITPAYPQQNSTFNVSESTKKVILMEFNRGMTTTDEIMLGRASWDRLFEAPSFFYRYRHFIVLLVNSQTADDHLEWCGLVESKIRLLIGNLERNQHISLAHVNPKCFDHKKGNNNNNNNNNNNNSCSQNSSGNEDDKSQATSLGTSGGGSQQSTSSSSSSLSTSPFCSMWFIGLEFERTENLNVDLTENIQNFTEHVIQHGVNIKMLKEGMSIEARHVKRKQLSQYLDGDFLKRERKSMDSHNSFNNAIMANRKRLSSEMLQKENSNGSNSKRSRVSESNEENSNASSDMGGATTPTTPTSSQQTPPTFNSSTKQTTTSSAMPVEDHSDNSNSGSTVGGSGGGGSNSAANNGSGTAATATSTAAASTQPATEVACS, from the exons ATGTGGAATTCGGACAAGCAACAACAAAACGGTGTAATAACCTCCTCCACAAATTCAACAACGACAACACAAAATAACAATAGTAATGGCTCAACAACGGCATCACGTAATCCTCCAAAACAATTGGGTATGACATCGGCCATTAGTTTGGCTGGCCCCAGACCAGAGGATATACAAAAATCCGAAGAGTTACGCAAAGCCTTAGAACCATATAAAGTCTTTGAGACAGAAGAGGAATTAAATCATCGCATGGAAATACTTGCCAAATTGAATACCCTAGTCAAACAATGGGTTAAAGATGTTTCCATTGCGAAAAATATGCCTGAGGCAGCTGCACAAAAACTCGGTGGTAAAATCTATACATTTGGTTCATATCGCCTGGGTGTTCATCATAAGGGTGCAGATATTGACGCATTGTGTGTGGCACCACGCAATATAGAACGTTCTGACTATTTTACATCATTCTTTGAATTGATGAAAAAACAACCTGAAGTTACCGAATGTCGGGCTGTAGAGGAAGCCTTTGTACCggtaataaaaatgaattttgatggCATTGAAATAGATTTGTTGTTTGCCCGACTGTCTCTAAAAGAGATACCTGATGATTTTGATTTGCGTGATGATAATCTATTGAAGAATTTGGATCCACGTTCGGTACGCAGTTTAAATGGTTGTCGTGTAACAGATGAGATTTTATCCTTGGTACctaatatagagaattttcgttTGGCATTGCGTTCCATAAAATTATGGGCTAAAA AACATGGTATCTACTCCAATTCTTTGGGCTATTTTGGAGGTGTCACATGGGCCATGTTAGTGGCTCGTACATGTCAGTTATATCCAAATGCTACAGCTTCCACATTAGTACACAAATTCTTTTTGGTATTTTCTCGTTGGAAATGGCCGCATCCTGTATTATTAAAACATCCAGATAATGTTAATTTAAGATTTCCG GTCTGGGATCCCAGAGTAAATGCTTCAGATCGTTATCATTTAATGCCAATTATAACACCGGCATATCCACAACAGAACTCCACATTTAATGTATCGGAATCGACCAAGAAAGTTATATTAATGGAATTCAACAGAGGTATGACGACAACAGATGAAATTATGTTAGGTCGTGCCTCATGGGATAGATTATTTGAAGCACCAAGTTTCTTTTATAG ATATCGTCATTTTATTGTACTTTTGGTTAACTCACAAACCGCTGATGATCATTTGGAATGGTGTGGTTTGGTCGAATCTAAAATTCGTTTACTTATTGGCAATTTGGAACGTAATCAACACATTTCATTGGCCCATGTCAATCCTAAATGTTTTGATCATAAGaaaggcaacaacaacaataacaataacaacaataataataattcatgTTCACAGAATAGTAGTGGCAATGAGGATGATAAATCACAAGCAACATCCCTAGGCACAAGCGGCGGTGGTTCACAGCAATCAACATCTTCGTCATCGTCTTCACTTTCCACTTCACCATTCTGTTCAATGTGGTTTATAGGTTTAGAATTTGAACGTACGGAAAATCTCAATGTAGATCTAACAGAGAATATACAGAATTTCACAGAACATGTCATtcaacatggt GTAAATATCAAAATGTTAAAGGAGGGCATGTCCATTGAAGCTCGTCATGTCAAACGGAAACAATTGTCTCAGTATTTAGATGGTGATTTTCTGAAGAGGGAACGCAAATCTATGGACAGTCATAATAGTTTTAATAATGCGATAATGGCCAATCGTAAAAGACTCTCCAGTGAAATGCTACAAAAGGAAAACAGTAATGGCAGTAACAGCAAGCGCTCACGTGTCAGTGAATCG aatgaaGAAAATTCAAATGCTTCAAGTGATATGGGAGGAGCGACAACACCAACAACACCCACCTCGTCACAGCAAACACCGCCGACTTTTAATAGTTCTACAAAACAGACAACAACATCTTCTGCAATGCCAGTGGAAGATCATTCGGACAATAGTAATAGTGGCAGTACAGTTGGTGGTAGCGGTGGTGGTGGTAGTAATTCTGCGGCAAATAATGGTAGCGGCACAGCTGCAACAGCAACATCGACAGCAGCAGCATCAACACAACCAGCTACCGAAGTGGCATGCTCGTGA